A portion of the Celeribacter baekdonensis genome contains these proteins:
- the ygfZ gene encoding CAF17-like 4Fe-4S cluster assembly/insertion protein YgfZ, with protein MTDTSARSVIEITGEDRLHFLQGLVTNDARHLEHGPVYAALLSPQGKFIVDFFLVPQGETVLLDVASSEAEALLKRLTMYKLRSKVTLSLSERTVSRGLGDAPEGAIQDPRTADMGWRAYDGRPSQEVDWDAIRVAHCVPETGVELTPDTFILEAGFERLNGVDFKKGCYVGQEVTARMKHKTDLRKGLARVTLTGSAPVGTEITTADGKSAGVLFTQSGGHAIAYLRFDRATGPLRAGEAEIFAQATAKS; from the coding sequence ATGACAGACACATCCGCACGCAGCGTCATTGAGATCACAGGCGAGGATCGCCTCCATTTCCTGCAAGGGCTGGTGACCAACGATGCGCGCCACCTGGAGCACGGGCCGGTCTATGCCGCGCTTTTGTCGCCACAGGGCAAATTCATCGTCGATTTCTTTTTGGTGCCCCAGGGCGAGACCGTGCTTTTGGATGTGGCAAGTTCAGAGGCAGAGGCGCTTTTGAAACGCCTGACCATGTATAAGCTGCGTTCCAAGGTGACCTTAAGCCTGAGTGAGCGCACCGTGTCGCGAGGACTTGGCGACGCACCCGAGGGGGCCATCCAAGACCCCCGCACCGCGGACATGGGATGGCGCGCCTATGATGGTCGACCCTCGCAAGAGGTCGATTGGGACGCGATCCGCGTGGCCCATTGCGTGCCAGAGACCGGAGTTGAGCTGACCCCGGACACCTTTATCTTAGAGGCCGGGTTTGAGCGCCTGAACGGGGTCGATTTCAAAAAGGGCTGTTATGTTGGCCAAGAGGTCACCGCCCGGATGAAACACAAAACCGATCTGCGCAAGGGCCTTGCGCGTGTGACCCTCACCGGCTCCGCCCCTGTCGGCACCGAAATCACCACTGCGGACGGCAAATCCGCAGGCGTTTTGTTCACCCAATCCGGGGGGCACGCCATCGCCTATCTGCGCTTTGATCGTGCCACCGGTCCCCTGCGCGCCGGGGAGGCCGAAATTTTCGCTCAAGCAACAGCAAAGTCTTAA
- a CDS encoding ABC transporter ATP-binding protein produces the protein MSTPAPFIPDTGSRTLIAWLWRDYLHRYVVLVAVALVFMALEGAMLGALSYLIKPMFDRVLVAKNSDAIIWVALAVFGVFTARAVASFSHRVLMAVVGQRVAATLQARLVAHMLTLDGRFFQDHPPGTLIERTRGDSAVVSSVWGTVLAAFGRDLISLLSLLTVAILVDWRWTLIAVAGAPLLAVPVTLLQNLVRRTTRSARQASARVSTRLDEIFHGATTIKLSGTEAREADRFHGEIKHFVTLQIKSEAGQAGIPALMDIVAGLGFFGVLLYGGHQIIDGTKTVGEFMSFFTAMALVFEPLRRLGNVSGVWQAARASLERIYAIFAERPEITSPATPKALPIAAKDADIRFENVRFAYADAPVLNGTTFTAEAGKTTALVGASGAGKSTVFNLMTRLADPKEGSISIGGVVTTELSLPDLRGLYSVVSQDALLFDESLRDNVLMGAEADEAKLNAALKAAHVDDFLPKLDQGLDTQVGPRGSGLSGGQRQRVAIARAVLRDRPVLLLDEATSALDAQSEKVVQTALETLSKDRTTLVIAHRLSTIRNAHKIVVMDKGRVVDEGTHDELLARGGLYADLYRLQYADGRTITDGKTGRVLKGQRQAGSAEDGQGSGLLAATSRVFGSVLGLFGRTKD, from the coding sequence ATGAGCACGCCCGCCCCCTTCATCCCGGACACCGGTTCACGCACATTGATCGCATGGCTTTGGCGCGATTATTTGCACCGCTATGTGGTGCTGGTGGCTGTGGCTTTGGTGTTTATGGCGCTCGAAGGCGCGATGTTGGGTGCGCTCTCCTATCTGATCAAACCGATGTTCGACCGGGTGTTGGTGGCCAAAAATAGCGATGCGATCATCTGGGTCGCGCTTGCCGTCTTTGGCGTTTTCACCGCCCGTGCGGTTGCTTCGTTCAGTCACCGCGTCCTCATGGCCGTGGTGGGGCAACGGGTTGCGGCCACGCTCCAAGCCCGGCTTGTCGCCCATATGCTGACCCTTGATGGTCGGTTTTTCCAAGACCACCCCCCCGGCACCCTGATCGAACGGACACGCGGTGATAGTGCTGTCGTTTCAAGCGTGTGGGGCACCGTGCTTGCCGCCTTTGGGCGCGATCTCATTTCACTTTTGTCGCTGCTGACTGTGGCGATTTTGGTCGATTGGCGTTGGACGTTGATCGCTGTGGCTGGCGCACCCCTGTTGGCCGTGCCTGTGACGCTTTTGCAAAACCTCGTGCGCCGCACCACGCGCAGTGCACGTCAGGCCTCGGCCCGCGTCTCAACCCGGTTGGACGAGATTTTTCACGGCGCGACCACAATCAAACTTTCGGGCACAGAAGCCCGAGAAGCCGACCGATTTCACGGCGAAATCAAGCACTTCGTCACCTTGCAGATCAAATCCGAAGCCGGGCAAGCGGGCATTCCGGCGCTGATGGACATCGTCGCAGGGCTCGGGTTTTTCGGCGTATTGCTATATGGCGGCCATCAGATCATCGACGGCACCAAAACGGTCGGTGAGTTCATGTCGTTTTTCACCGCAATGGCTTTGGTGTTTGAACCGTTGCGGCGTTTGGGCAATGTTTCCGGCGTGTGGCAGGCAGCGCGGGCCTCGTTGGAGCGCATCTATGCGATCTTTGCCGAACGGCCAGAAATCACCTCGCCCGCGACCCCCAAAGCCCTACCCATTGCCGCCAAAGACGCCGACATCCGGTTTGAAAATGTGCGGTTCGCCTATGCCGATGCGCCGGTGTTAAACGGCACCACGTTCACCGCTGAGGCTGGGAAAACCACCGCTTTGGTCGGGGCTTCCGGGGCCGGAAAATCCACCGTATTCAACCTGATGACGCGTCTGGCGGACCCGAAAGAGGGCTCCATTTCCATCGGCGGCGTCGTCACAACGGAACTGTCCCTGCCCGATCTACGCGGCCTTTATTCGGTGGTGTCGCAAGACGCGCTGTTGTTTGACGAAAGCCTGCGCGACAATGTGTTGATGGGGGCCGAGGCGGATGAGGCAAAACTCAACGCCGCCCTCAAAGCCGCGCATGTTGACGACTTTTTGCCGAAACTTGACCAAGGTCTCGACACCCAAGTCGGGCCGCGTGGATCGGGTCTTTCAGGCGGGCAACGGCAACGGGTGGCGATTGCCCGCGCTGTGCTGCGCGACCGTCCGGTGTTGTTGCTCGACGAGGCCACCTCGGCCCTTGATGCACAGTCGGAAAAGGTGGTTCAGACCGCGCTTGAGACCCTCTCCAAGGATCGCACCACTTTGGTCATCGCTCACCGGCTTTCAACCATTCGCAACGCGCATAAGATTGTGGTGATGGACAAGGGTCGGGTCGTAGACGAGGGCACCCATGATGAACTCTTGGCGCGGGGTGGGCTTTATGCCGATCTCTATCGCCTACAATATGCCGATGGCCGCACGATCACCGACGGTAAGACCGGGCGAGTGCTGAAGGGTCAGCGCCAAGCAGGTAGCGCAGAAGACGGACAAGGTTCCGGCCTCCTTGCCGCAACCAGCCGTGTGTTTGGTAGCGTGTTGGGTCTGTTTGGACGCACAAAGGACTAA